In one window of Gorilla gorilla gorilla isolate KB3781 chromosome 2, NHGRI_mGorGor1-v2.1_pri, whole genome shotgun sequence DNA:
- the TREX1 gene encoding three-prime repair exonuclease 1: MGSQALPPGPMQTLIFFDMEATGLPFSQPKVTELCLLAVHRCALESPPTSQGPPPTVPPPPRVVDKLSLCVAPGKACSPAASEITGLSTAVLAAHGRQCFDDNLANLLLAFLRRQPQPWCLVAHNGDRYDFPLLQAELAMLGLTSALDGAFCVDSITALKALERASSPSEHGPRKSYSLGSIYTRLYGQSPPDSHTAEGDVLALLSICQWRPQALLRWVDAHARPFGTIRPMYGITASARTKPRPSAVTVTAHLATTRNTSPSLGESRGPKDLPPVKDPGALPREGLLAPLGLLAVLTLAVATLYGLSLTTPGE; this comes from the coding sequence ATGGGCTCGCAGGCCCTGCCCCCGGGGCCCATGCAGACCCTCATCTTTTTCGACATGGAGGCCACTGGCTTGCCCTTCTCCCAGCCCAAGGTCACGGAGCTGTGCCTGCTGGCTGTCCACAGATGTGCCCTGGAGAGCCCCCCCACCTCTCAGGGGCCACCTCCCACAGTTCCTCCACCACCGCGTGTGGTAGACAAGCTCTCCCTGTGTGTGGCTCCGGGGAAGGCCTGCAGCCCTGCAGCCAGCGAGATCACAGGTCTGAGcacagctgtgctggcagcgcaTGGGCGTCAATGTTTCGATGACAACCTGGCCAACCTGCTCCTAGCCTTCCTGCGGCGCCAGCCACAGCCCTGGTGCCTGGTGGCACACAATGGTGACCGCTACGACTTCCCCCTGCTCCAAGCAGAGCTGGCTATGCTGGGCCTCACCAGTGCTCTGGATGGTGCCTTCTGTGTGGATAGCATCACTGCGCTGAAGGCCCTGGAGCGAGCAAGCAGCCCCTCAGAACACGGCCCAAGGAAGAGCTACAGCCTAGGCAGCATCTACACACGCCTGTATGGGCAGTCCCCTCCAGACTCGCACACGGCTGAGGGTGACGTCCTGGCCCTGCTCAGCATCTGTCAGTGGAGACCACAGGCCCTGCTGCGGTGGGTGGATGCTCACGCCAGGCCTTTCGGCACCATCAGGCCCATGTATGGGATCACAGCCTCTGCTAGGACCAAGCCAAGACCATCTGCTGTCACAGTCACTGCACACCTGGCCACAACCAGGAACACTAGTCCCAGCCTTGGAGAGAGCAGGGGACCCAAGGATCTTCCTCCAGTGAAGGACCCTGGAGCCCTACCCAGGGAGGGGCTGCTGGCCCCACTGGGTCTGCTGGCCGTCCTGACCTTGGCAGTAGCCACACTGTATGGACTATCCCTGACCACACCTGGGGAGTAG
- the SHISA5 gene encoding protein shisa-5 isoform X2, translated as MGFGATLAVGLTIFVLSVVTIIICFTCSCCCLYKTCRRPRPVVTTTTSTTVVHAPYPQPPSVPPSYPGPSYQGYHTMPPQPGMPAAPYPMQYPPPYPAQPMGPPAYHETLAEGAAAPYPASQPPYNPAYMDAPKAAL; from the exons GTTTGGAGCGACCTTGGCCGTTGGCCTGACCATCTTTGTGCTGTCTGTCGTCACTATCATCATCTGCTTcacctgctcctgctgctgcctgTACAAGACGTGCCGCCGACCACGTC CGGTtgtcaccaccaccacatccaccACTGTGGTGCATGCCCCTTATCCTCAGCCTCCAAGTGTGCCGCCCAGCTACCCTGGACCAAGCTACCAGGGCTACCACACCATGCCGCCTCAGCCAGGGATGCCAGCAGCACCCTACCCAATGCAGTACCCACCACCTTACCCAGCCCAGCCCATGGGCCCACCGGCCTACCACGAGACCCTGGCTG AAGGAGCAGCCGCACCCTACCCCGCCAGCCAGCCTCCTTACAACCCGGCCTACATGGATGCCCCGAAGGCGGCCCTCTGA